From a region of the Falco cherrug isolate bFalChe1 chromosome 9, bFalChe1.pri, whole genome shotgun sequence genome:
- the STKLD1 gene encoding serine/threonine kinase-like domain-containing protein STKLD1 isoform X4 produces the protein MGAASSSRREMMGVSREGQGLWPFSRGAGGKCCVESIWGGRGPWCCYLELGGCISVAPVLQVLEQLQPGALGTAVVAELKTEKSAEKKYIIKQVECIEEKRANEALKEAMDLLKLHHPNICTYKELFVTWDNEISSLFLCLVMQYSGQGDLSSVIKEKRQKSEKITDVVILKFLGQMVDALFYIHKQNIFHRNLKPSNILVIGEASFMLSDFSTETLMTDELKWKIRVEENSKSWMAPETFHFSFTEKSDIWSLGCILLDMSTCFVLNAEEITSLLQDIRRDTGRLEGVLTLMQNGDNSSSPLFPILCMMLQIQPSLRPTAKDLTDVPFIRECLTAAGASSVKLEKSLPPKVIDVLLEGGIESVLEFMQAFWDIEEVQAEAIQHLASFARDKSALEQDVVMALDENVTSCLLDTVRKHSENEELLSLVCTLLMMISASEVAAENLKKVGVIPDLLSILRNYLHNEKICFSCCGVLWSLAVSENNVDKALLKSAVPVTSAVLQEHLQNGTVTESACSALWALSLQGCLTENEYEPITALLLDALRKNPERPVLVKNACQALASLLRLSEISALRFITDSKGSGINLIEDAYHLHFDNPEVVETICMLINEMAQYDDVVLDMLSQKMEDLLSEIKIRFPSSMEIMTLVDATLLKLQK, from the exons ATGGGTGCTGCTTCCAGTAGTAGGAGGGAAATGATGGGGGTTTCCCGGGAGGGACAAGGCCTGTGGCCCTTCAGCCGGGGAGCTGGAGGTAAGTGCTGTGTGGAGAGCatctggggaggcagggggccGTGGTGCTGCTATTTGGAGCTGGGTGGGTGTATCAGTGTCgcccctgtgctgcaggtgctggagcagctccagcctggggcGCTAGGCACTGCGGTGGTAGCAGaactgaaaacagagaagagtgCAGAGAAGAAGTACATAATAAAGCAG GTTGAATGCATTGAAGAAAAGCGAGCAAATGAGGCCTTGAAGGAG GCCATGGATTTGCTAAAACTTCATCATCCAAACATCTGTACTTACAAGGAATTGTTTGTGACTTGGGATAATGAG ATATCATCTCTGTTCCTTTGTCTGGTAATGCAGTACTCGGGCCAAGGAGATCTTTCATCTGTAAtcaaggaaaaaaggcagaagtcagaaaaaataacagatgtG GTGATTCTGAAGTTTCTGGGACAGATGGTAGATGCTTTGTTTTATatacacaaacaaaatattttccacag AAATCTCAAGCCATCAAACATACTTGTGATTGGTGAAGCATCTTTCATGCTGAGCGACTTCAGTACAGAAACACTTATGACAGATgagctgaaatggaaaataagagtGGAAGAAA ATAGCAAGTCTTGGATGGCTCcggaaacatttcatttttcttttactgagaAGTCTGACATCTGGTCTCTAGGTTGTATTCTACTTGACATGTCGACCTGCTTTGTTCTGAAT GCAGAAGAGATAACTTCATTGCTGCAGGATATTAGACGGGATACTGGCCGTCTTGAGGGAGTTCTAACACTAATGCAAAATGGAGATAACAGTTCTTCGCCTTTATTTCCAATTTTATGTATGATGCTACAGATTCAGCCCAGCTTGAGACCCACAGCAAA GGATCTGACTGATGTTCCATTTATTAGGGAATGTCTAACCGCTGCTGGTGCGTCTTCAGTAAAACTGGAAAAGTCTTTGCCTCCCAAAGTAATAGATGTGCTCCTTGAGGGAGGAATTGAAAGTGTTCTAG AATTCATGCAGGCTTTCTGGGATATAGAAGAAGTACAGGCTGAAGCTATTCAGCACCTTGCCAGCTTTGCAAGAGATAAAAGTG CTCTAGAACAGGATGTGGTGATGGCCCTGGATGAGAATGTGACCAGCTGTCTGTTAGACACAGTGAGAAAACACTCTGAAAATGAAGAGTTACTTTCGTTGGTCTGCACATTATTGATGATGATTTCAGCCAGTG AAGTTGCTGCAGAGAATCTAAAGAAAGTTGGAGTAATTCCAGACCTCCTGtcaattttaagaaattatcttCATAATGAAAAGATCTGCTTCTCTTGCTGTGGAGTTCTCTGGAGCTTGGCTGTGAGCG AGAATAATGTAGACAAAGCATTGCTGAAAAGTGCTGTTCCTGTGACCTCTGCGGTCCTTCAAGAGCACCTCCAGAACGGCACAGTTACGGAGTCTGCTTGCTCAGCTCTATGGGCATTGTCACTCCAag GTTGCTTAACTGAAAATGAGTATGAGCCCATAACAGCGCTTCTGCTGGATGCACTCAGGAAGAACCCAGAAAGACCAGTGCTGGTGAAGAATGCCTGCCAGGCGTTAGCAAGCCTTCTAAGGCTATCTG AAATATCAGCTTTGAGATTTATAACGGATTCAAAAGGCAGTGGAATAAACCTGATCGAAGATGCCTACCACCTTCACTTTGATAATCCAGAAGTGGTGGAAACCATCTGTATGCTGATTAATGAGATGGCTCAGTATG ATGATGTTGTGCTGGATATGCTGTCCCAGAAAATGGAAGACCTGctgtctgaaataaaaatccGGTTTCCATCTAGCATG GAGATAATGACCCTTGTGGATGCAACGCTTCTGAAACTGCAGaagtaa